GCTGGCCCTGATAACGACCGGCGGCCTCCACTTGAGAACCGACACCCCTTTCGACACGAAGTCCGTTGAGGGAGACTGTTCTTTCAGAGTTCTGCCGGGAGACGTGAGACACCAAGACATAATGGTGACCCATGAATCCTACGACCACAAGTTCATAAACGTCGACCTGAACTGCGTGTTTCCGATCGACAGAATGAGAGAGTACGTCCGGGAGGGAAGGATAAAGTCGCTCTCCGAGGAGCATTACAGCTTCATGGGGCATATATATGTCGGCGGGCCGCTCCTCGAGAATTCTAGGAGAGTTGGAAATCGCCTAAAGGACCTTGGCGTGGACGTAGCTTTCCTTACGCCCACGTGAGTGATCTGCAACCAGTCGGTCGGGCTTATAGCGAGGGGAATAGAGGAATCGGGCATAAGCACCGTGTGCTTGACTTTCAGGAAGGACATTGTCGAGCTTGTCAAGCCGCCGAGGGTCCTGTCGTTGAAGTTTCCGCCCGGCAAGCCCCTGGGGAATCCGGGCGACGCGGCAATGCAGCGCAGGATTATCGAGGCTGGTTTCGACTTGCTGAAAAAAGACATAAGCGGCATGACCATCGTTGAGCTGCCCTTCAAGCTGAAGAAGCTGAGCATATTTTAGGATTCCCCAAGGAGAGGCGTGAAGAAGGCAATCATCAATATTAAATTGGAGGAGACATGAGAAGCATGATAATGCGCCTCGTTAGGCTGTCTGTGGAGCGTCCCAAAACCGTTCTTTTCCTCATAGGCGTGTTTACCGTGATTTGTGCCATTCAGTTCCCGAAGATAGCCATAGACACCGACCCCGAGAACATGCTCAGGGAGGACGAGCCCATAAGGGTCTTCCACGACAGGGTGAAGGA
The Nitrospirota bacterium genome window above contains:
- a CDS encoding glycine/sarcosine/betaine reductase selenoprotein B family protein — encoded protein: MGKVIIMSDLLEKTRMAIRKKYPQFDFAVMHDTPVTPIPRSLKECKLALITTGGLHLRTDTPFDTKSVEGDCSFRVLPGDVRHQDIMVTHESYDHKFINVDLNCVFPIDRMREYVREGRIKSLSEEHYSFMGHIYVGGPLLENSRRVGNRLKDLGVDVAFLTPT